CACCTGCGGGGGACGTTTGACATTTTTAATAGGCGCTTTCGTATCCCTAATGCCAATCGTAATGGGTACAGTGTTTTTCTCTACCTTTCCGCGTACTTTTGCCTTGTGATACCTTGCTTTGTCCTTGCTTTTCCTAGTATTAATATCTTTCACAAATATAGACTGGCCTTCCTCGAAATCTATATCAACTTCGCCTCCCCTCTTTCTCCTAGCTTGCTCCTTTTGATCTAACATTTTATccgatatatatttataaagatatttaGTGCGCTTAGCATGATCTGAGGTTAACCGCTGCATGTAAGTTTTTTCGAAATCTACATCGAAAGATTTACCTGAATCTGTATGACCAAAACATACCTCAAAGGGTGTTAAACCCGTGGCAGAATGTATAGAATGGTTATAGGCCATAATTGAGTACGTCATGGTAGAAGAGGCATCAGTACATCGTTTTTCATATTTAGCCAATCGGTATATTTCTATAATAGTTGAGTGGAACCTCTCAACAATGCCCGTGGAATTAGGGTTATTTGGTGTCGTTatatgtaagtttattttatagaaGGATGTGAGCTCTCTTAAGAGTTCATTATTAAATTCGGTACCCGGGTCGCACGAAATCTTTTTCGGTATGCCATAGAAAGAAAAGTACTTTATAAGGGCGCGTACAACCTCCGGGGTGGAACGGTTTGAGATCTCCAGTGCCTGCCCGAGTTTGCTAAAAGCATCCACCAATGTAAGGTAAGTTTTCCCTTCTATACTAAAGAGGTCTATAAATATTTCTTGGAAGGGTGCATCCTGAGACTGGGTCAACTGTAATACAGGTTTCAAGGGTTTCCTATCATACTTCATCTTTTTACAAGCCTCGCATCCATTAATCACTGCCGCTACGGTTTCTTGCATATTTTCCCAGTAATAATTCCTACGCATTTTGCAAGTGGTTTCCTTAATTCCACGATGGCATTCCTTTCCTTCGTGATGTTTCAATATTATGGCCCTTTGTTCCTTTTCATCCTCTACGTACATTACGCGTTCCGTACATTCATAAAACTGTATTGATCCTTTCTTGAATAGCTCAATAATTATTCTAGAAAAGTCTCGTCTATGCTCTTCATTCTCgaagtaaatgaaatattttatattgttcctTATGTATTCTTTTAAAAATCGTTTAATCAAATCTTCGTTATTTATTGGTAGGAACACCTCTAAAATTTTCTGTTTTCTGTTCGAAAGGTTCTTAACCTGTAATTCGTTTCTAAACCAAGAGAACACTAGAATTTGGTTGGGTTTAGTATCTATTGCTTCTTTTAGTATAGGGATGCCAAGGGATTCTAACTCTTGAGCCGAATGAGCTGTCTCCGTGCCGCTGGAAACTGAAGGCACAGGGTAAGTTGATTCTAACTCATAGGGGTCCGAAATAGATAAGGTAGCTTCCGAGTCTGATATGGTTATCGTATCAGAATTGCCTATAGGTTTGTTGTTTTTAGCTATTTGGGATATGTCTTGTACTAAACTGTCTATATACTTTTGTAATTCTTCGTCCTTCTTGTCCACATGGACTTTCATTGATACATCATCATTTTCAGAGTCAGATCCGAGAGCATTTACCTTAATTCGAGATAGGGCGTCCGCATTAGTGTTCTGATTgccctttttataaataacttcAAAATCGAATTCTTGTAAGCGGAGGCGCCAGCGTGTTAATTTGCTATTTGGCTCTTTAAGAGAGTACAACCATGCTAGAGGTCTATGATCTGTATAGATGTAAAATTTATGGCCATACAAATAGGGCCGAAAATGTTTCACAGCCCAGATTATTGCTAGTAGCTCACGTTCTATTGTGCTATAGCGACTCTCCGTGTCACTGAGCGTACGGCTGGCGTACGCGACTGGCTTGTCTGATCCTATCGTGCCCTGGGACAATACGGCACCTAAAGCCACTGAAGACGCATCGGTAGTAAGTATGTATGGTTTTTCTGGGTCAGGATATTGAAGCAAAGGTACAGTCGTTAGCAGTTCTTTACATCTTTCAAATGCGTTGGTATAGGCttcgtttattataattttattacgtttcttCAAACAAGAAGTTAGGGGTTGCGTGACCTTAGCGAAGTCTTTTATGAAGCGACGGTAGTAGCCGATCAGTCctaaaaagctttttatttcTGTCGTAGTTCTTGGTAGTGGATAGTTTAATATACTTCTTATTTTATCGTCGTTAGGCTTCAGTCCGTCTTTGGTAATTGTGTGACCGAGATAAAGCACTTCTTTTCGTAAAAATTCGGATTTGTCCAGTTGCACCTTCAGATTAGTCTGTCTAAGTCTGTCAAATACCAGTTTCAATTTTTCGATATGTTCCTGTAAGCTACtggaatatattataatatcatcgAGGTATACTAAGCAGTGAATGCCTTGCAGCCCTCTCAAAATATTATCCATTGCGCGCTGGAAAGTTGCAGGCGCTGTTTTAAGCCCAAATGGCATACGGATGAACTCATAGTGTCCACTAGATGTACTAAACGCTGTTTTCTGTCGGTCGTCTTCGTTGACTTCGATTTGGTGGTACCCACTAGCGAGATCAAGTGTCGTAAAGTAGGAACTCTTCCCAAGCTTGTCAAATAAATCCGTGATGTTAGGAAGTGGGTACTTGTCATCGGTCGTAATCTCGTTAAGCCTTCTGTAGTCGATCACCATGCGATATTTCCTTTCACCTGAGGCATCCATCTTCTTGGGGACCAAGTGTACAGGTGCGCTCCAAGGAGAGAACGATTCCTGTATGACGTTATCATTTAATAGTTTTTCTACCTGTCTCCTGATTTCTTCTGTTTGGGCAGGCGGCTGTCTGTATGGTTTAGTATATATTGGGTCCTCATTTTTTGTACGGATAAAATGTTTCACTTGGTTCGTAAAGGTAAGGGGTAGTTTGTCGCAGTAAAATATGTCTTTATATTCTTCACACAGTTTGGATATACATTGACGCTCTTCAACGTTCATGTGATCTAGTCGCAATTTTGATAgattttctgtaagtaatttATCGACTTCTATCTCATTCAGATTAGTTATGGTATTAATTTGACAGTCGGTTTCAGGTTTTTCAGCTACTTTAAAAGGTTTAGTTATAGTTAGCGTCATTTCTTGGTCTAGGGTATTCTGAATCATAGTTGTCGCATATCCATTATTACATGTGACTAAAGCGCTAGGCATACGCACACCTTTACAAAACTGAGTGTAATTCAGAATAGCCTCACCAGAATACAAATCAGTAGGTAACTTCACTTTGAGTTCAGTTCGCGGGGGTAATACGATCGTTTCATTGGTGCACTCATGTATGATAGGTATAGTTGTAGTGTTGGTAcggattattaaatttttcatatcAATAACAGCTTCCAATTGTTTCAGGAGATCGTTACCTACGAGTCCGTCGTAACGTGAATctacattatatatataaaatttatgccACTCAGAGCTGTTAAATGTAGGTGGTAGAGGTATCTTTACCACGTGATCATGGTCACTACTTGCGTGGGTGCTGATAACTTTAAAGGGCTCGTAATTTATTTGAGGTGCAAAGTATTGTTTAGCCTTCTCCGGGCTAAGAAACGAGCGCGTGCTCCCTGTATCAATCATTAGTTTCGCGTCTATCTCCGGTACATAGATATATGGTAATCGTAAGTTCGCATTACAGTTTAGCTCTATGATATGTCTCTCTCTGAGGCCTGTATCTGAAAATTTCCGGTAGGCTCAGCTGGGACATCGTCTCGTTTAGTGGTTTCTATTTCAGACACCGGTGCAGATTGCATATTAACCATCTCGTCGTAAATAGGGTAGTACTCGTAATCACAAGGATAATAATCATTATAACACGCATCGACGTAGGCATACGGTTCATTTTCTTGTAAATCTAGTTCGTTCAAGCGGAACCCCTGTTGAGGTCGCGCTGGTGGTGCTGTTCTCATCGATACGTCCTCAGACACAAAAGGTCGCTGGTTATTAGGCGTATTTGGAACGTTAAAGTTACGTTGCATTCCGAATTGCTGAGGGCGCATTGGAGGTTGTGGTTGGAGGCCGACAGGTCTGTAACCAAAATTCTGGGGGCGGTAACCAAACTGGGGTAACTGTTGTGGGCGATAACCGAAATTATTTTGAGGTTGGTTCTGTGGAGTCGGGTTATTCGCTTGTCTATTCGGAGGAATACCAAAGTTAAACCGTGGTTGTTGTACTGGTACATAATTAGGGATGAGGAACGGTTGTTGCACCGGaggtttaaatgtcaaattttgcGGAATGGACGGTGGGAGTCCGAATTTAAATGTTGGGGTTACTGGCTTTTGTGTAGAGTTAGAGGGGTTGTGTTGCGACATTTTATTCCTCGCTTGATATTGATCATGGAAGTTTACTTCTTCTAACACAATACCAAGCGCTGCTTCTAAGGTGGTAGGTCCCTTTAGCCGAACTATACGTACCATACTTTCGGGTAAATTGTACAAAAAGACATTTAGAGAAGTGTGTTCGTAAATAGTCTTTTTACTTGCTCTCATGTTAGGGTCGGCAATCTGATTGACTTTTGACATCAAAACCGAACGAACCGATTGAATTCTATTACAAAAATCCAAAAAGCTTTCTCCTGCACGTATTTTTAAAGTCTCTAGCTCTATGTTTATACATTCTTCGCTCCTCGGATCACCGAAATGCTGGGTAAGTAAAGCTCTTAACTCGTCCCATGTTTCGATGTCTCCGCGTTCACTGATAAGGGAGGCTGCGTTCCCTATTAATCGACTGGTCAGTGTTTGCATTACATACTGATTTTGAGCCTCATTACCGCGAAACCTATCTATTATGTACTCACATTTTCGAATGAACAGGTTTAGATGACGCTTTTCGCCATCAAATAATGGGACGAGTTTAACCATTTCATTAGGAATTAGTCTGATAGATTCCATCGTGAATCAAATTTATAACTACTAA
The Pectinophora gossypiella chromosome 2, ilPecGoss1.1, whole genome shotgun sequence genome window above contains:
- the LOC126375394 gene encoding uncharacterized protein LOC126375394, which gives rise to MESIRLIPNEMVKLVPLFDGEKRHLNLFIRKCEYIIDRFRGNEAQNQYVMQTLTSRLIGNAASLISERGDIETWDELRALLTQHFGDPRSEECINIELETLKIRAGESFLDFCNRIQSVRSVLMSKVNQIADPNMRASKKTIYEHTSLNVFLYNLPESMVRIVRLKGPTTLEAALGIVLEEVNFHDQYQARNKMSQHNPSNSTQKPVTPTFKFGLPPSIPQNLTFKPPVQQPFLIPNYVPVQQPRFNFGIPPNRQANNPTPQNQPQNNFGYRPQQLPQFGYRPQNFGYRPVGLQPQPPMRPQQFGMQRNFNVPNTPNNQRPFVSEDVSMRTAPPARPQQGFRLNELDLQENEPYAYVDACYNDYYPCDYEYYPIYDEMVNMQSAPVSEIETTKRDDVPAEPTGNFQIQASERDIS